The proteins below are encoded in one region of Shewanella algae:
- the fliG gene encoding flagellar motor switch protein FliG gives MPEKKADKPAESGFDVKNLNGIEKTAILLLSLSEADAASILKHLEPKQVQKVGMAMAAMQEFGQEKVVAVHKLFLDDIQKYSSIGFNSEEFVRKALTTALGEDKAGNLIEQIVMGSGAKGLDSLKWMDARQVATIIQNEHPQIQTIVLSYLEPDQAAEIFAQFPENTRLDLMMRIANLEEVQPAALQELNDIMEKQFAGQGGAQAAKMGGLKAAANIMNYLDTGVESQLMETLRESDEEMAQQIQDLMFVFENLIDVDDRGIQTLLREVQQDVLMKALKGADEPLKEKILGNMSKRAAELLRDDLEAMGPIRISEVEVAQKEILSIARRLSDAGEIMLGGGGSEEFL, from the coding sequence ATGCCTGAAAAAAAAGCGGATAAACCAGCCGAGAGCGGCTTCGACGTCAAGAATCTCAACGGGATTGAGAAGACCGCCATTTTGTTGCTGAGTCTCAGTGAAGCCGATGCGGCCTCTATTCTCAAACACTTGGAACCCAAACAGGTTCAAAAGGTGGGTATGGCCATGGCGGCCATGCAGGAGTTCGGCCAGGAGAAGGTGGTTGCGGTTCACAAGCTATTTCTGGATGATATCCAGAAATACTCCTCCATAGGCTTTAACAGCGAAGAGTTTGTGCGTAAGGCACTGACTACCGCATTGGGTGAAGACAAGGCCGGTAACCTTATCGAGCAGATTGTCATGGGCAGCGGCGCCAAAGGCCTCGACTCGCTCAAGTGGATGGACGCCAGACAGGTGGCGACTATTATCCAGAACGAACACCCGCAGATCCAAACCATTGTTTTGTCCTATCTTGAACCGGATCAGGCGGCGGAAATCTTTGCCCAGTTCCCGGAAAACACCCGTCTCGATTTGATGATGCGTATCGCCAACCTCGAAGAGGTGCAACCTGCAGCACTGCAGGAGCTGAACGACATCATGGAGAAACAGTTTGCCGGTCAGGGTGGCGCCCAGGCCGCCAAGATGGGTGGCTTGAAGGCCGCTGCCAACATTATGAACTACCTGGATACCGGGGTGGAGAGCCAACTGATGGAAACTCTGCGCGAGTCCGACGAAGAGATGGCGCAGCAGATCCAGGACTTGATGTTCGTGTTCGAAAACCTGATCGATGTCGACGACCGTGGCATTCAGACGCTGCTTCGGGAAGTGCAGCAGGATGTACTGATGAAGGCGCTCAAGGGCGCCGACGAGCCACTGAAGGAGAAGATCCTCGGCAATATGTCCAAACGTGCCGCCGAATTGCTGCGTGACGATCTCGAGGCCATGGGGCCAATTCGTATCAGCGAAGTGGAAGTGGCCCAGAAAGAGATATTGTCCATCGCCCGTCGCTTGTCCGATGCCGGAGAGATTATGCTCGGCGGCGGCGGCAGTGAAGAATTCCTCTGA
- the fliH gene encoding flagellar assembly protein FliH — protein sequence MTDKKVSHNILPPDEADEFVNWQLPDVGDAMPLKPSNLFGYKPGRIEPKAAEEAVSPPTLAEIESIREQAEQEGFAEGKEQGLAKGLEEGRLQGLEQGHSEGFAQGLEQGREEGLQQAAAMIERFDALLAQFEAPLALLDTQIEESLLTLVGTLARNLIAHELKTHPEHILAALRQGIDALPLKEQKVNLRLHPEDMALVSELYGEEQLTRNRWTLEADPGLNRGDCVVDSQRSQVDMRLETRLEGVFANLEAEQSMLAKKAAQQQAAIDDRPSPPPQDSEQEQTLADEQTAAVTDKAETASQEGEQPSEGDTHDAAAPKPTAE from the coding sequence ATGACAGACAAAAAGGTGTCCCACAACATTTTGCCGCCGGATGAAGCGGACGAGTTTGTTAATTGGCAGTTGCCCGATGTGGGTGACGCCATGCCGCTTAAGCCGAGTAATCTGTTTGGCTATAAGCCTGGACGCATAGAGCCCAAGGCCGCCGAAGAGGCTGTATCACCACCGACTTTGGCTGAAATCGAATCTATCCGCGAGCAAGCCGAGCAGGAAGGTTTTGCCGAAGGCAAGGAACAAGGGCTGGCCAAAGGCCTGGAGGAAGGCCGTCTTCAGGGCTTGGAACAGGGGCACAGTGAAGGTTTTGCCCAGGGGCTTGAGCAAGGCCGGGAAGAAGGCTTGCAACAGGCCGCCGCCATGATAGAGCGTTTCGATGCCTTGCTTGCTCAGTTCGAGGCGCCGCTGGCGCTGCTGGATACCCAGATAGAAGAATCGTTACTGACCTTGGTCGGCACTTTGGCGCGCAACCTCATAGCCCATGAGCTGAAGACCCACCCGGAACATATACTGGCGGCGCTCAGGCAAGGGATAGATGCCCTGCCACTCAAAGAGCAGAAAGTGAATCTGCGTTTGCACCCGGAAGATATGGCTTTGGTCAGCGAGCTCTACGGTGAAGAGCAACTGACACGTAACCGCTGGACACTGGAAGCCGATCCCGGCCTCAATCGTGGCGATTGTGTGGTGGACAGCCAACGCTCGCAAGTGGATATGCGTCTGGAAACCCGTTTGGAAGGGGTGTTTGCCAATCTTGAAGCCGAACAATCCATGTTGGCGAAAAAGGCCGCCCAGCAGCAGGCCGCAATAGACGATAGGCCAAGCCCACCGCCACAGGACAGCGAGCAGGAGCAAACGCTTGCAGATGAACAAACAGCCGCAGTGACCGACAAGGCCGAGACCGCAAGCCAAGAGGGCGAACAGCCCAGCGAAGGAGACACTCATGATGCAGCAGCGCCGAAGCCAACTGCTGAGTGA
- the fliI gene encoding flagellar protein export ATPase FliI: protein MQQRRSQLLSELKHLAEKQAPFQAVASGQLVRVVGLTLEASGCRAPVGSLCAIDTMAGKLIAEVIGFDDELLYLMPVEELRGVLPGAKVMPLGEQTGLSVGLSLLGRVLDGNGQPLDGMGALHTDEQASRHSPAINPLARRAITEPLDVGVRAINAMLTVGKGQRMGLFAGSGVGKSVLLGMMTRGTTADIIVVGLVGERGREVKEFIEEILGAEGRARSVVIAAPADTSPLMRLRACETSTRIAEYFRDLGYDVLLLMDSLTRYAQAQREIALAVGEPPATKGYPPSVFAKLPRLVERAGNGGEGQGSITAFYTVLTEGDDQQDPIADASRAILDGHIVLSRALADSGHYPAIDIEASISRVAPMVISEAHLEAMRRVKQVYSLYQQNRDLISIGAYSQGSDPRIDNAIRLQPAMNAFLRQGMRDAISFSDCQQMLGQLAAQCKV, encoded by the coding sequence ATGCAGCAGCGCCGAAGCCAACTGCTGAGTGAACTCAAACACTTGGCCGAAAAGCAGGCGCCGTTTCAAGCGGTTGCCAGCGGCCAGTTGGTGCGGGTGGTTGGCCTGACATTGGAAGCCAGTGGTTGCCGGGCGCCGGTCGGCAGTCTCTGTGCCATAGATACCATGGCGGGTAAGCTTATTGCCGAGGTGATAGGTTTTGACGATGAGCTATTGTATCTGATGCCGGTGGAAGAACTCAGGGGCGTGCTCCCCGGAGCCAAAGTGATGCCGCTCGGTGAGCAAACCGGGCTCAGCGTCGGTTTGAGTCTTCTTGGTCGGGTGCTGGACGGTAATGGCCAGCCGCTCGATGGTATGGGCGCCCTGCATACAGACGAACAAGCCTCGCGCCACAGCCCGGCAATCAATCCCTTGGCCAGACGGGCGATTACCGAACCGCTCGATGTAGGCGTCAGAGCCATCAACGCAATGCTTACCGTGGGCAAGGGCCAACGTATGGGGCTCTTTGCTGGCTCCGGCGTGGGTAAGAGTGTGCTCCTTGGCATGATGACCCGCGGCACTACGGCCGACATTATTGTGGTTGGCTTGGTGGGGGAGCGTGGCCGGGAGGTGAAAGAGTTTATCGAAGAGATCCTGGGCGCCGAGGGGCGGGCCCGCTCTGTGGTCATAGCCGCCCCGGCCGATACCTCCCCCTTGATGCGCCTTCGCGCCTGCGAAACCTCGACTCGGATAGCCGAGTATTTTCGCGATCTCGGCTATGACGTCCTGCTGTTAATGGATAGCCTGACCCGTTACGCCCAGGCGCAGCGGGAAATCGCCCTGGCGGTCGGTGAGCCGCCGGCAACCAAGGGGTATCCGCCTTCAGTATTTGCCAAGTTGCCCCGTTTGGTGGAGCGCGCCGGTAATGGCGGTGAAGGGCAGGGCTCGATCACTGCCTTCTATACTGTGCTTACCGAAGGGGACGATCAGCAAGATCCCATTGCCGATGCCTCGCGGGCCATTTTGGACGGTCACATAGTGTTGTCACGGGCCTTGGCCGACTCAGGGCATTATCCGGCGATAGACATTGAAGCTTCGATCAGTCGGGTGGCACCTATGGTGATAAGCGAGGCGCACCTGGAAGCGATGCGGCGCGTCAAGCAGGTTTATTCGCTCTATCAACAAAACCGGGATCTGATCTCCATTGGTGCCTATTCCCAAGGCTCGGATCCGCGTATCGACAACGCCATACGCCTGCAACCCGCCATGAACGCCTTTTTGCGGCAGGGGATGCGCGATGCCATTAGTTTCAGCGATTGCCAGCAAATGTTGGGGCAGCTTGCTGCCCAATGTAAGGTGTAA
- the fliJ gene encoding flagellar export protein FliJ: MAKPDPLHTVLKLAVEAEEQAALQLKAAQMECQRRKSQLQALQEYRLDYMKQLDAQQGQSIGASYYQQFHRFVRQVDDAIGQQLAVVAEADKQRAYRQQHWLEKQQKRKAVEMLLEKKALQAEAKAAKQEQKLIDEFASQQFFRRKLNH; this comes from the coding sequence ATGGCGAAACCCGATCCTTTGCACACAGTGTTGAAACTGGCGGTCGAAGCCGAAGAGCAGGCAGCATTGCAGCTTAAAGCCGCGCAAATGGAATGCCAGAGGCGTAAATCTCAGCTGCAGGCGCTGCAGGAATACCGTCTCGACTATATGAAGCAACTCGATGCCCAGCAGGGGCAGAGCATTGGCGCCTCCTATTACCAGCAGTTTCATCGATTTGTGCGTCAGGTAGATGATGCCATAGGGCAACAACTTGCCGTGGTCGCCGAGGCCGATAAGCAGCGGGCCTATAGACAGCAACATTGGCTGGAGAAGCAGCAAAAGCGTAAGGCGGTGGAGATGTTGTTGGAGAAAAAAGCCCTGCAGGCCGAAGCCAAAGCCGCCAAACAGGAGCAGAAACTCATCGATGAGTTTGCTTCCCAGCAGTTTTTCCGTCGCAAGCTCAACCATTGA
- a CDS encoding flagellar hook-length control protein FliK, which yields MQQLSNILIGNAGGKGVSATDALQSTDNEAFFAAYQQAQAKFSFDSQGAKPGFTGGSLIREGAQAEQAVDVSLILGQIAMGKKLPSEDGTIVTEVDEVSLLKQIAALTGLKEDEIKAMSPEEQMKLLENLKQGSAELGMVVTDSLEGAEVIAADEGDESEQDSAKLADTDEKAASKGDSKAEDETIDAPLLALDKAAATAEKAKSQEGEQQMGWPDADKSARKAATQDGMAAVVREAVLNAAEEKSDKILAQSAIAEKAKTDTAGNLGAAVAAAATSVGADGKSDKATAKDVLASLLKAEVKGTQTAAEVRSPVSDAIHQALKGDAASTQTDISPFQQQLHQQGLQTPQRGEMAQYQLSLRQGIEQSLQTADMVQRFAPVMRQQLITMVSNGVQQAEIRLDPPELGAMMVRVQVHGDQTQVQFHVTQPQTRDMLEQAMPRLREMLQEQGMNLADSHISQGGREQGEQQGGNGGGFAQEGANGEISAEETAQSTNHTTSYGSGIDYYA from the coding sequence ATGCAGCAGTTATCCAATATCCTGATCGGCAATGCGGGCGGCAAGGGAGTTTCTGCCACAGATGCACTACAATCTACTGATAACGAAGCTTTTTTCGCCGCTTATCAACAGGCGCAGGCTAAGTTCTCGTTCGACTCGCAAGGCGCCAAGCCGGGATTTACCGGTGGCAGTCTTATCAGAGAAGGTGCCCAAGCTGAGCAGGCCGTCGATGTCTCGCTTATTCTGGGGCAAATAGCCATGGGCAAGAAATTGCCGTCTGAAGACGGCACCATAGTCACCGAAGTGGATGAGGTGAGCCTGCTGAAACAGATTGCCGCTCTCACCGGGCTCAAAGAAGATGAGATCAAGGCCATGTCTCCCGAAGAGCAGATGAAGCTCTTGGAAAACCTCAAGCAGGGGAGTGCCGAGCTTGGCATGGTAGTGACAGATAGTCTGGAAGGCGCAGAGGTGATTGCCGCTGACGAAGGCGACGAGAGTGAACAAGACAGTGCCAAACTGGCCGATACTGATGAGAAAGCGGCAAGCAAAGGCGATAGCAAAGCAGAGGATGAAACTATAGATGCTCCTTTGCTGGCTCTCGACAAGGCGGCTGCAACAGCGGAAAAGGCCAAGTCTCAGGAAGGCGAGCAACAAATGGGTTGGCCGGATGCTGATAAGTCAGCGCGTAAGGCGGCGACTCAGGATGGTATGGCTGCTGTGGTTCGTGAAGCTGTGCTCAATGCCGCTGAGGAAAAGAGTGACAAGATCTTGGCGCAAAGCGCAATTGCCGAGAAGGCCAAGACAGATACTGCCGGCAACTTGGGGGCTGCGGTGGCCGCGGCGGCAACGTCTGTTGGCGCTGACGGCAAGAGTGACAAAGCTACGGCCAAGGATGTTCTCGCCAGCTTACTTAAGGCTGAGGTGAAAGGTACTCAGACTGCTGCCGAGGTACGAAGCCCTGTGAGTGACGCCATACATCAGGCGCTCAAGGGCGATGCGGCATCAACCCAGACAGATATCAGCCCATTTCAGCAACAGCTGCATCAACAAGGATTGCAGACTCCCCAGAGGGGAGAGATGGCCCAATATCAACTGTCATTGAGGCAGGGAATAGAGCAATCACTGCAAACCGCCGATATGGTGCAGCGTTTTGCCCCCGTGATGCGGCAGCAGTTGATTACCATGGTCAGTAATGGCGTGCAGCAGGCTGAGATTCGTCTCGACCCACCAGAGCTTGGAGCCATGATGGTCAGGGTTCAGGTGCATGGTGATCAGACTCAGGTGCAGTTCCATGTCACCCAACCACAAACCCGGGATATGCTGGAACAGGCCATGCCCAGATTGAGAGAAATGCTGCAGGAGCAGGGAATGAACCTGGCCGATAGCCACATCTCTCAAGGTGGTCGGGAGCAAGGCGAGCAGCAAGGTGGCAATGGCGGTGGTTTTGCCCAAGAGGGTGCCAATGGTGAAATTTCCGCCGAAGAAACGGCACAAAGCACAAATCACACAACAAGTTATGGCTCGGGTATAGATTATTACGCCTGA
- the fliL gene encoding flagellar basal body-associated protein FliL, translated as MAEQEELELQEAPAPKSKKKLFIFGGIGLVVLLLVGAGLWFFLGGSDDTAVDAAEGEQVTEEAQANNSREAFYVAMPRPFLFNLPGANRSRLVEIKVQLMVRGSDDDVTLKKHIPLIEDALLTTFSGADVEKLSSQAGKDELRQLALLNVQNTLQPVTGRKVVEKVLFTGFVMQ; from the coding sequence ATGGCAGAGCAAGAAGAGCTTGAGCTGCAAGAGGCGCCGGCGCCCAAAAGCAAAAAGAAACTCTTTATCTTCGGCGGCATTGGTTTGGTGGTGTTGCTGCTGGTCGGTGCTGGCTTGTGGTTTTTCCTGGGCGGTTCAGATGACACTGCGGTCGATGCGGCCGAAGGTGAGCAGGTAACCGAAGAAGCTCAGGCCAATAACAGCAGGGAAGCCTTCTATGTGGCCATGCCCAGACCATTTCTGTTCAATCTGCCGGGGGCCAACCGTTCCAGGCTGGTGGAGATAAAGGTACAGCTCATGGTGCGTGGCAGTGACGACGATGTCACTCTCAAGAAGCATATTCCCTTGATTGAAGATGCACTGCTGACCACTTTCAGCGGTGCCGATGTTGAAAAGCTCAGCAGCCAGGCAGGCAAGGATGAGCTCAGACAGTTAGCGCTGCTCAATGTACAAAACACACTGCAACCGGTTACCGGCCGTAAAGTCGTTGAGAAAGTGCTGTTCACCGGCTTTGTGATGCAGTAA
- the fliM gene encoding flagellar motor switch protein FliM: MSDLLSQDEIDALLHGVDDVEEEDAQESGHDAQSYDFSSQDRIVRGRMPTLEIVNERFARHLRISMFNMMRRAAEVSINGVQMLKFGEYVHTLFVPTSLNMVRFSPLKGTALITMEARLVFILVDNFFGGDGRFHAKIEGREFTPTERRIVQLLLKIIFEDYKDAWAPVMDVEFDYLDSEVNPAMANIVSPTEVVVVNSFHIEVDGGGGDFHITMPYSMIEPIRELLDAGVQSDKQDTDMRWSQALKDEIMDVEVGLDARLLEKEMTLREVMEFKAGDVIPVELPEHIVMKIEDLPTYRCKLGRVRENLALKICDKIPRPETVKTELQLVTRKGKSKDISDI, translated from the coding sequence GTGAGTGATTTATTAAGCCAAGACGAAATTGATGCGCTGCTTCATGGCGTGGACGACGTCGAAGAAGAGGATGCCCAGGAGTCGGGACACGACGCCCAATCCTATGACTTTTCTTCACAGGATCGTATCGTCCGTGGCCGGATGCCGACCCTGGAAATTGTCAACGAGCGCTTTGCCCGTCACCTGCGGATCAGCATGTTCAACATGATGCGCCGGGCAGCCGAAGTCTCCATTAACGGCGTGCAAATGCTCAAGTTTGGTGAGTATGTGCACACTCTGTTTGTGCCCACCAGTTTGAATATGGTGCGCTTCAGTCCACTCAAGGGGACGGCGCTGATTACCATGGAAGCCAGATTGGTGTTTATTCTGGTGGATAACTTCTTTGGTGGCGATGGTCGCTTCCATGCCAAGATCGAAGGGCGGGAATTTACCCCGACAGAGCGGCGCATAGTACAGCTGTTGCTGAAGATTATCTTTGAAGATTACAAAGATGCCTGGGCGCCTGTGATGGATGTCGAATTCGACTATCTGGATTCAGAAGTTAACCCGGCGATGGCCAACATTGTCAGCCCGACCGAAGTGGTAGTGGTCAACTCTTTCCATATTGAAGTGGACGGCGGCGGTGGCGATTTTCACATTACCATGCCCTATTCTATGATTGAACCCATCCGGGAACTGCTGGACGCCGGGGTTCAAAGCGATAAGCAAGATACCGATATGCGCTGGTCTCAGGCGCTGAAAGACGAGATCATGGATGTCGAAGTGGGGCTGGATGCACGTCTGCTTGAAAAAGAGATGACTCTCAGGGAAGTAATGGAGTTCAAGGCCGGTGATGTGATCCCGGTTGAGTTGCCTGAGCATATAGTGATGAAGATTGAGGACTTGCCTACCTACAGATGTAAGCTGGGGCGGGTAAGGGAAAACCTGGCGCTGAAGATCTGCGACAAGATCCCGCGTCCGGAAACGGTCAAGACCGAACTGCAGCTGGTAACCCGCAAGGGTAAATCCAAGGATATCTCGGATATATAA
- the fliN gene encoding flagellar motor switch protein FliN: MSTEEMDDWAAAMAEQAEEEAKAVDLDELKSDAKPLSEEEAAKLDTILDIPVTISMEVGRSFISIRNLLQLNQGSVVELDRVAGEPLDVMVNGTLIAHGEVVVVNDKFGIRLTDVISQTERIKKLK, encoded by the coding sequence ATGAGTACTGAAGAGATGGACGATTGGGCTGCCGCCATGGCCGAGCAGGCTGAAGAGGAGGCCAAGGCGGTTGATTTGGATGAGCTCAAGAGCGATGCCAAACCCTTGTCTGAAGAGGAAGCCGCCAAACTGGATACCATTTTGGATATCCCCGTGACTATCTCCATGGAGGTGGGGCGCAGTTTTATCAGTATCCGCAATCTGTTGCAGCTCAACCAGGGCTCGGTAGTGGAGCTGGATAGAGTCGCCGGTGAACCTCTGGATGTGATGGTCAATGGCACCTTGATTGCCCACGGCGAAGTGGTAGTGGTCAACGACAAGTTCGGTATTCGTCTGACGGATGTGATAAGCCAGACCGAACGTATCAAGAAACTCAAATAA
- the fliO gene encoding flagellar biosynthetic protein FliO: MTQTTTQAATALTHDGGSSLATMASMMGGLILVLALIFVLAYLVKRLNLVPGSQSAIKTLAVTPLGQKEKLVLVELDGQQYLLGVTAAQVSLVDKLERPVTIDNESFAAKLRQARVKPS; the protein is encoded by the coding sequence ATGACTCAAACGACGACCCAGGCGGCAACCGCCTTGACTCACGACGGTGGCAGCAGCCTGGCGACCATGGCCAGCATGATGGGCGGGCTTATTCTGGTGCTGGCGTTGATTTTTGTGCTGGCCTATCTGGTGAAACGCCTCAATCTGGTGCCGGGCAGCCAATCGGCGATCAAGACGCTGGCAGTTACCCCGCTTGGGCAGAAAGAGAAGCTGGTATTGGTGGAACTGGATGGGCAGCAATACCTGCTGGGAGTCACTGCGGCGCAAGTCTCTTTGGTAGATAAGCTGGAGCGGCCGGTGACCATAGACAATGAGAGCTTCGCCGCCAAGCTCAGGCAGGCCAGGGTGAAACCATCATGA
- the fliP gene encoding flagellar type III secretion system pore protein FliP (The bacterial flagellar biogenesis protein FliP forms a type III secretion system (T3SS)-type pore required for flagellar assembly.), translating to MLLPGFAQAQDSLFPAVTVTTGPDGSTQYSVTMQILLLMTAMSFLPAMVIMLTSFTRIIVVLSILRQAIGLQQTPSNQVLIGMSLFMTFFIMAPVFDRIYDDAVQPYMNDSMTLQQAFDAGQSPLKKFMLSQTRTTDLNSFIEISGYQNINNPEDAPMTVVIPAFITSELKTAFQIGFMLFVPFLVLDLVVASILMAMGMMMLSPMIVSLPFKIMLFVLVDGWTLVMGTLAGSFGL from the coding sequence ATGCTGCTGCCGGGCTTTGCCCAGGCTCAGGATTCGCTGTTTCCGGCGGTAACCGTGACTACCGGGCCGGATGGCTCGACTCAGTATTCGGTGACCATGCAGATCCTGCTGCTGATGACCGCCATGAGTTTCCTGCCGGCCATGGTGATCATGCTGACCTCTTTCACCCGTATCATAGTGGTCTTGTCTATCCTGCGGCAGGCTATAGGCCTGCAACAAACCCCTTCCAATCAGGTTCTTATCGGTATGAGCCTGTTTATGACCTTCTTTATCATGGCGCCTGTGTTTGACCGCATCTATGATGACGCGGTGCAGCCGTACATGAATGACAGCATGACCTTGCAGCAAGCATTCGATGCCGGACAATCGCCGCTGAAAAAGTTTATGTTGTCACAAACCCGCACCACGGATCTCAACTCCTTTATTGAGATCTCCGGCTACCAGAACATCAACAACCCTGAAGATGCTCCCATGACAGTGGTGATCCCGGCCTTTATCACCAGTGAGCTCAAGACCGCATTCCAGATAGGTTTTATGCTGTTTGTGCCTTTTCTGGTGCTGGATTTGGTGGTGGCCAGTATTCTGATGGCCATGGGTATGATGATGTTATCCCCCATGATTGTTTCCTTGCCGTTCAAGATCATGCTGTTTGTACTGGTTGATGGCTGGACCCTGGTGATGGGCACTCTCGCCGGCAGCTTCGGTTTATAG
- the fliQ gene encoding flagellar biosynthesis protein FliQ, translating into MTPESLIDIFREALAVIVMMVSAIVVPGLIIGLIVAVFQAATSINEQTLSFLPRLLMTLFALMFIGHWLVRTMMDFFIEMVHRIPQVVG; encoded by the coding sequence ATGACCCCCGAGTCACTGATCGACATTTTCCGCGAAGCCCTGGCGGTGATCGTGATGATGGTTTCGGCCATAGTGGTGCCCGGGTTGATTATAGGCTTGATTGTGGCAGTGTTTCAGGCGGCTACTTCCATTAACGAACAGACTCTGAGTTTTCTGCCCAGGCTCTTGATGACCCTGTTTGCACTGATGTTTATCGGTCATTGGCTGGTGCGCACCATGATGGATTTCTTTATCGAGATGGTTCACAGGATCCCGCAAGTGGTGGGCTGA
- the fliR gene encoding flagellar biosynthetic protein FliR, with protein MEILFDSIQQTLAAYLWPLFRVASMLMVMAVFGANTTPARVRLLLALALTVAIAPVLPPMPGVDLFSLAAVFITTQQILIGTAMGFVTLLIMQTFVLTGQIIGMQTSLGFASMVDPSSGQQTPVIGNFFLLLTTMIFLAVDGHLVMIRMLVASFETLPVSSEGIKIANYRTLAEWGSYMFGAALTMSISAIIALLTVNLSFGVMTRAAPQLNIFAIGFPVTMIGGLIILWLTLGPVMAHFDEVWHAAQLLLCDMLELTCNLDGVP; from the coding sequence ATGGAGATACTGTTCGACAGCATCCAACAAACTCTGGCCGCCTACCTCTGGCCATTGTTTCGGGTGGCCAGCATGTTGATGGTGATGGCGGTTTTCGGCGCCAATACCACGCCTGCCAGAGTCCGTTTGTTGCTGGCGCTGGCCCTGACTGTGGCAATAGCGCCTGTCTTGCCGCCCATGCCCGGGGTGGATCTTTTCTCTCTCGCAGCAGTATTTATTACTACTCAACAGATTCTTATCGGTACCGCCATGGGGTTTGTTACCTTGCTCATTATGCAAACCTTTGTGCTGACCGGGCAGATAATCGGCATGCAAACCAGTTTGGGCTTTGCTTCCATGGTGGATCCCAGCTCAGGGCAGCAGACGCCTGTGATAGGTAATTTCTTTTTGCTGCTGACCACCATGATCTTCCTGGCGGTCGATGGCCACCTGGTGATGATACGTATGCTGGTGGCAAGCTTTGAAACCTTGCCGGTATCCAGCGAAGGGATCAAAATTGCCAACTATCGCACCCTGGCTGAGTGGGGCAGTTATATGTTCGGCGCCGCGTTGACCATGTCTATCTCGGCCATTATCGCACTGCTTACCGTTAACCTCTCTTTCGGGGTGATGACCCGGGCGGCGCCCCAACTGAACATTTTTGCCATAGGTTTTCCCGTTACCATGATAGGTGGCCTGATTATTCTTTGGTTGACACTGGGGCCTGTGATGGCTCACTTCGATGAGGTTTGGCATGCGGCGCAGCTGTTGCTGTGTGACATGCTGGAGCTGACCTGTAATCTGGATGGAGTCCCCTGA